In Felis catus isolate Fca126 chromosome A3, F.catus_Fca126_mat1.0, whole genome shotgun sequence, a single genomic region encodes these proteins:
- the IL1R1 gene encoding interleukin-1 receptor type 1 isoform X2 — protein sequence MKVLLRLCFIAVLISSLEAEEDKPVKPIIVSPTNETMEASLGSRLQLICNVSGQLSDFVYWKWNGSLIDEDDPVLVEDYLPVENPSTKRKNTIITVLNISEVESRFYLYPFTCVAKNTDGVNSAYIQLIHPVPDFKKHTIGVFVMLTLVITCSVFIYKIFKVDIVLWYRDSCYDFLPPKASDGKTYDAYILYPKTLGEGSTSNSDIFVFKVLPEVLEKQCGYKLFIYGRDAYVGEDIVDVTNENIKKSRRLIIVLVPEASGLGWLENSSEEQIAMYNAFIQDGIKVVLLELETIQDYEKMPETIKFIKRKHGAIRWSGDFREGVQSAKTRFWKNVRYHMPVQRQPPSSKHQLLSLAMRPDSKKKLQREVHVPLG from the exons AGGAAGACAAGCCTGTGAAGCCTATAATTGTGAGTCCAACTAATGAGACAATGGAAGCAAGTCTGG GATCCAGGCTACAGTTGATCTGCAATGTCAGTGGCCAGTTGAGTGACTTTGTCTACTGGAAGTGGAATGGGTCATTAATTGATGAAGACGACCCAGTGTTGGTGGAGGATTATTTGCC AGTGGAAAATCCTtcaaccaaaagaaagaacacaatcATCACAGTACTTAATATTTCAGAAGTGGAAAGTAGATTTTATCTATATCCATTTACCTGTGTAGCCAAGAATACAGATGGTGTAAATTCAGCATATATCCAATTGATACATCCAG TCCCTGATTTCAAGAAGCACACAATTGGTGTGTTTGTCATGTTAACTCTAGTAATTACATGCTCTGTTTTCATCTACAAAATCTTCAAGGTTGACATTGTGCTTTGGTACAGGGATTCTTGCTATGATTTTCTCCCTCCAAAAG CTTCAGATGGAAAGACCTATGATGCATATATACTATATCCAAAGACCCTTGGGGAAGGGTCCACCTCGAACTcagatatttttgtgtttaaagtCTTGCCTGAGGTCTTGGAAAAACAGTGTGGATATAAGCTGTTCATTTATGGAAGGGACGCCTATGTTGGGGAAG ACATTGTTGACGTCActaatgaaaacataaagaaaagcagaagacTGATCATCGTTTTGGTCCCAGAGGCATCAGGATTGGGCTGGCTGGAGAATTCATCCGAAGAGCAGATAGCAATGTACAATGCTTTCATTCAGGATGGGATTAAAGTTGTCCTGCTTGAACTGGAGACGATCCAAGACTATGAGAAAATGCCAGAAACCATTAAATTCATTAAGCGGAAACATGGGGCCATACGCTGGTCAGGGGACTTTAGAGAGGGCGTGCAGTCTGCAAAGACAAGGTTCTGGAAGAATGTCAGGTACCACATGCCCGTCCAGCGGCAGCCACCTTCATCCAAACACCAGTTACTGTCCTTGGCCATGAGACCAGACTCGAAGAAAAAGCTTCAGAGGGAGGTGCATGTGCCTCTCGGGTAG